A stretch of DNA from Chlorogloeopsis sp. ULAP01:
TGAATTGCGAGGAGCTATGTTAAAAAAGCAAGGTAAAGCGAAAGAAGCGATCGCTATTTTTAGAAAAGCACGGGACTTGTACGAACAACAGGGTAAATATGACAGTGTCACTAGGGTAGAAGCTACGCTACGCGAGTTAGGAGTGTGAGATGAGATAAGCTAAGTAAAATTTTCAGCTACTATGACTCCTAACAATAATCTTGTGTATTAACTTGAACTATCTTTTACTTCTTCTTTGGCGATATTTCTAATTACTTTTGTTTCACAGATGGACGTTTACGAATCACTTCATATTTTTTCAAAAGACGCTCACAAATACTTAAATTATGTAAGCTTTAGCAAAAAAAATTAAATTAGCCTGTTTTTTAGTTAATCTGCACCTAAATAATCAATTACCCCTCTGTGCAACAAAAGAGGGGTAGGAAGGTAAAATGCTACACGCTCTAATAAGCGTCTTGCAACTCATAAAAGTCAGGTGAAACGTAATCCTTACGCAAAGGCCAACCAACCCAATCTTCTGGCATTAAAATACGCTTCAAATCTGGGTGTCCCTCATAGACTATCCCGAACATATCGTAAGATTCACGCTCTTGCCAATCAGCCGTCTTCCAGATCCAGTAAACTGAAGGCACTCTGGGATTTTCTCTAGGTAAGAAAACTTTAATACGTACTTCTTCTGCCTGATCAACATTATCACTGACTTTGACCAAGTGATACATACTGACCAAATCCTGTCCAGGGCCTAAATCAATACCACACTGGCACTGAAGATAATTAAACCCGTAAGCATAAAGGGCAGTACAAATTGGTAACAAAAAATCAGGTTCTACCTTAATTATCTCTACCCCATTTGCATCAGGTGCTAAGGCCTCATTAGCAAAACCATTTTCCGTCAACCACTGAGAAGTTTTGCCTGCTTTGACTAAGGATTGTTCCTCTACTGGTACTGGTTTTGATTCTTCAGCCACGATTTGTCTCCTCCTTCTTCGCAGTCAACAGAGCAGGAGGTACAGGCAACCCGATTGCTTCTGTTAATTCCTTCGGTGGTGTAACGCGAGTATCAGAGAGCAAATATTTACCAGTGTGGACTTGGGGTACTGACTTCATGTTGTGAGTCGTACTGTAGTAGCGATGGGTTTGTTTAATTACACCACGCTCTTGGATCGAATCATTAGCTATTTTCTTCCGCAACTTGATAATTGCATCGATAATTGCTTCTGGACGTGGTGGGCAACCGGGTAAGTATACATCCACTGGAATCAGTTTATCGACTCCACGCACTGCTGTAGGTGAATCTACGCTGAACATTCCACCAGTAATTGTACAAGCCCCCATTGCAATCACATACTTTGGCTCAGGCATTTGTTCATAAAGACGCACCAGTTGAGGAGCCATCTTCATCGTGATTGTACCTGCTGTAATAATCAAATCGGCTTGCCGAGGGCTAGAACGGGGAATTAATCCGAAGCGGTCAAAGTCAAATCGGGAACCAATTAAAGCAGCAAACTCAATGAAGCAGCAAGCGGTACCAAACAGTAAAGGCCAAAGACTAGAAAGTCGCGCCCAGTTGTAGAGATCGTCAACTGTTGTCAAAATGACATTTTCTGACAACTCTTGAGTCACTGTCGGACGCCCAATTGGGCTGAGAATGCGCTCTTTTTGCTGTTGTTCCACATCTTTCGCTGTTAAATTAGCATCTAAGACCATTCCAATGCTCCTTTACGCCATGCATAAACTAGGGCAACTACAAGAATTGCAATAAAAATTAGTGCTTCAACAAATGCCAATAAGCCCAGACGGTGGAAAGCAACTGCCCAAGGATATAAGAACACTGTCTCCACATCAAACACGAC
This window harbors:
- a CDS encoding NADH dehydrogenase subunit K encodes the protein MVLDANLTAKDVEQQQKERILSPIGRPTVTQELSENVILTTVDDLYNWARLSSLWPLLFGTACCFIEFAALIGSRFDFDRFGLIPRSSPRQADLIITAGTITMKMAPQLVRLYEQMPEPKYVIAMGACTITGGMFSVDSPTAVRGVDKLIPVDVYLPGCPPRPEAIIDAIIKLRKKIANDSIQERGVIKQTHRYYSTTHNMKSVPQVHTGKYLLSDTRVTPPKELTEAIGLPVPPALLTAKKEETNRG
- a CDS encoding NAD(P)H-quinone oxidoreductase subunit J; the protein is MAEESKPVPVEEQSLVKAGKTSQWLTENGFANEALAPDANGVEIIKVEPDFLLPICTALYAYGFNYLQCQCGIDLGPGQDLVSMYHLVKVSDNVDQAEEVRIKVFLPRENPRVPSVYWIWKTADWQERESYDMFGIVYEGHPDLKRILMPEDWVGWPLRKDYVSPDFYELQDAY